The following coding sequences are from one Coffea arabica cultivar ET-39 chromosome 11e, Coffea Arabica ET-39 HiFi, whole genome shotgun sequence window:
- the LOC113719352 gene encoding thaumatin-like protein, with amino-acid sequence MKSTYTLSLLALCLTLYLTFTNAANFNIVNQCTYTVWAAASPGGGRRLDRGQSWSLNVAPGTTQARIWGRTNCNFDANGQGHCQTGDCNGRLECQGYGSPPNTLAEFALNQPNNLDYIDISNVDGFNIPLEFSSVTNCRDIRCSAPIVDQCPAQLRTPGGCNNPCTVFHTNEYCCTDGPGSCHPTDFSRFFKDRCPDAYSYPQDDPTSLFTCPSGTNYRVVFCP; translated from the coding sequence ATGAAGTCCACCTACACTTTGTCCCTTTTGGCTTTATGCCTAACTTTATACTTAACCTTCACCAATGCTGCAAATTTCAACATTGTAAACCAATGTACCTACACAGTTTGGGCAGCTGCTTCCCCAGGCGGTGGCAGGAGGCTCGACCGAGGCCAATCATGGTCCCTAAACGTGGCTCCTGGCACCACCCAAGCTCGCATTTGGGGCCGAACCAATTGCAACTTTGATGCCAATGGCCAAGGCCACTGTCAAACAGGTGACTGCAACGGGCGCCTCGAGTGCCAAGGCTATGGAAGTCCACCGAATACGCTAGCTGAGTTCGCCCTAAACCAGCCTAACAACTTAGACTACATCGACATTTCCAACGTTGATGGATTTAACATCCCATTGGAGTTCAGCTCCGTTACCAATTGCCGTGACATCAGATGTTCAGCTCCTATTGTTGATCAATGCCCAGCTCAGCTAAGAACTCCAGGTGGATGCAACAATCCCTGCACTGTTTTTCACACAAATGAGTACTGTTGCACCGATGGCCCAGGAAGCTGTCACCCGACCGACTTCTCCAGGTTCTTCAAGGACAGGTGCCCTGATGCTTATAGCTATCCTCAAGATGATCCCACAAGCTTGTTTACTTGCCCAAGTGGTACAAATTATAGGGTTGTCTTCTGCCCTTAA